tataatttaagataaCATATTAGATGCATgtccattttttaatttattttgtagttggtgtataaataaatattttcataaatatataattgaatgttttataatatatatatatatatatatatatatatatatatatatatatatatatatttataacatatttatacaGGGAGAGTGatgatattgataaaaaaaaaagaattaagatTATATTAGGTGGTAGATAAGAtatgtattattattcaaaaattcaaaatataaattataataatataaaatgataaatattttattaaatatataatatatttttttatgtagtataattttatatttaatatatcaattattaacaacttatatatatttttaatattattgattaatttagttaatttagTACTTAtgtaatatcaaataaattttgaaaattttaaatatttatattttaaattcttttattcTTAAATGTAATAAGATAAGCAGtccattttataataaaatgcaCAACCAAATattggttttaaaaaatttcaaacaattttgttgatagttaaaaataaataaaatgttgaatAATATAAGTATATGCAAATGTtacttttaaaacaaaataacaataataaatgatgtataaatgggtttaattaataaatagatagatgatgacaatttttttttattaccaaCAGATAGAGAATCATTGTTTAAtgtattttgttataaatatttttattttttaatacaaatataaaattatttatttacaagataaaattttatcataattttattttaattacataatataacaaattttatcaaaatatgaacacaaataataattatatttgtctATCTTTTTACTacataaagtttataaaaaaatataatataatataatttttgacattttaaaattaaaataggtaactaatttttattttatttttaaatatatataaaataattcataaaatataataaatatttattatatatatacttattatatacatatataatattatatgaacTTAATATGCTTTTAAAACAACTATTACcactttttattgaaattttatataattttatttttattatacaaaatattataacactaattattattattaagtataataattaaatgttattattttaaatagaagtataaaacaaaataacaataaaaaaaatgatgtataaatgagtttaataaataaatagatagactattacaaaataaaatttatgtgtaCCAAACACAACTAGAGAATCATTGTTTAAtgtattttgttataaatatttttattttttaatacaaatataaaattatttatttacaacataaaactttatcataattttattttaatttcataatataacaaattttatcaaaatatcaacacaaataatatgttatatttgaTTATCTTTTTACTACactaaagtttataaaaaataatatataatagaatttttgacatgttaaaattaaaacatgtaactaatttttattttatttttaaatataaaaaaaatcataaaatataataaatacttctttttgatatatatatatatatatataaacctaacatacttttaatattttatattttaaaactacaattatcacttgaattatttaaattttgtataattttatttttattaaataaaatattataacattaagtattattattgaatataataattaaatattattatttaaaaaaataattatattattttataaatatttataatattttttataaatatatttaattaattattaatttaaaacttttaaagatgattaatattagtatatattttatattataatttaaaagatgaaattaatatttaagttatttcaaaaaagataaatattatatgataataataataataaaatagaaaaaattatataattgaataattatgaaaaaacaaaataaaaaaataaaaaatatattattttattaaaaaaggtaaatatatcaaaatttataatatataaataaatattttatctcattttaatacctttataatatttattctctaatattttaattcaccatttaaaattattcatttaattacttattttttgtTGTACCATTTATTAAAGTATTATAGTGAGCATAATAAAAAAGCAAGaatcataattttgtttaataaaagtCATCACACGCGGCTTGGGCGCAAGTATGGTGGCACCGACGTGTGTTGAGTAAACAAAACACGAGTTAATCACGCGCGACTCGTTGGCAATCATAGAAAGGAGCGATTGAGCCAACTCGCTAGATATGAAAGTCAGCAAACCCTAAATCCTCTTCCAAAATctttgatagtaggaagagagAAACAAATGGCCAGTTCTCGCCACTCGCCGAACTCCCTCGCGTGAATTCTCAGCAGCGGTGGAAGATCGAAGCGGGGAGACAGAGAGTGGAGAATACTCTTCCTCTTCGAGTCCGGATGCTCATCAATTGGACAGGTATTAAACTCCTCTCTTTACAAAACAACTCTCGACCCTCTTTATAGAAATCGACTCCCCCTTCATCTCCGATCTCTGATCCTGATTCTAACCCTGACCCTGATCCTGATTCTTTCTTTGTTCATGAATATGCATATGTGTGTCAATAATTGTATAATTACATGTTACTGTCTCTCAAGTCATTGGTTTATCATTCTCCCAACGTAGTAGTTGATGGGTTTGCTTCAGAAATCCCCTACTAGTAACACTGTTGTTCAtgtttggagcttgtttcaattTGTCTCTTGAATTGAAGATGGTATTGTAAAAACTGAAATATACTCTGTTCATATCGTTTCAGGTTAATTATGGATATAAATCTCCGGTTGCCTTCTGGAGTCCATCataaagaagaagaggaggaggaagaagaggaacTCGATGATGACAATAACAATATGCTTGATTCTGAGGAAAAATTGAATCTTTTGGATGGTGGTGTAATTGGGGATGATATAAATGGGGGCAACCCTAATTcattggaagaagaagaagagatgatTCCACTCCAAGAGGATGCATCTTTGGAGCCTCTAGCTGGTATGGAATTTGAATCACATAGAGAGGCTTATGCTTTTTACCAAGAATACTCTAGGTCTATGGGATTCAATACTGCAATACAGAACAGTCGTCGTTCCAAGACTTCAAAGGAGTTCATTGATGCTAAATATGCATGTTCTAGATATGGCACCAAACGTGAATACGAGAAATCTTTGAATAGGCAAAGAAACAGACAGGGAGGAAATAAGGATGATGGGGAAAGCTCAACTGGACGAAGAACGTGTTCGAAGACAGATTGTAAGGCTTGTATGCATGTAAAGCGTAGACAAGATGGGAAATGGATTATACATAGATTTGAGAAGGAACATAATCACGAACTCTTGCCAGCCCAAGCTGTAAGTGAACAAACCAGAAAAATCTATGCAGCTATGGCAAGGCAGTTCATTGAGTACAAAAACGTAGTTGGTCTCAAGAACGATTCCAAAACTCCATATGAAAGAGGCCGAGGCTTCTCTTTAGAGACCGGAGAACCAAAGATATTGTTCGAATTCTTCGCGCAGATGCAGAGCTTAAACTCAAACTTCTTTTACGCAATAGACATAACAGAAGATCAACATCTGCGGAATCTCTTCTTTGTTGATGCAAAAAGCAgacatgattatatcaattttaGGGATGTTGTGTCTTTTGACACTACTTACGTTAAAAACAAGTATAAAATGCCTCTCGTTTTATTCATCAGCGTCAATCAACACTATCAGCCCGTCCTTCTAGGATGTGCATTGATAACCGACGAATCTGAAACTACACTCACTTGGGTAATGCAGGCATGGTTAAAAGCGATGGGCGGACGAGCTCCTAAAGTAATCTTAACCGACCAAGATAAAACCCTAAAATCGGTTGTTTCAACCGTCTTTCCAACCACTCGTCATTGCTACTCCTTGTGGAACGTATTCGGAAAACTATTCGAAAGCCTCTGTCAATTGACTAAACAGAACACAGATTTCATTCAGAAGTTGGAAAACTGTGTTTACATGTCGTGGACGCACGAAGAATTCGATAGGAGGTGGCAGGATTTGGTGAGCAGATTCGAACTCGAGGAAAACGAATCGATGGAGATTCTATTCGAAGATCGTCTCCATTGGGCGCCAACATACATGAAGGACGTCTTTTTAGCTGGACTATCTACCTCTCAGAGATCTGAGAGCATCAATTCTTTCTTCGACAAATACATTCATAAGAAGACAACTGTTCAAGAGTTTCTCAATCAGTACGAAACGATTCTTCAAGATCGATACGACGAGGAGATGAAAGCCGATTCAGAGACATGGAACAGACCTCCCGCTTTCAAATCTCCATCCCCTTTCGAGAAACAGGTGTCGGGGATTTACACGAGCGCGATTTTCAGAAAATTCCAAACCGAGGTTTTGGGTGCTGTGGCTTGTGTTCCTAAAATCGAAAGAGAAGACGGAACAACTACACTTTACAGAGTTAATGATTTCGACAAGACTCAAGAGTTTATCGTTACATGGAATAAATTGAAATCTGAGGTGTTTTGTTTATGCCGTTCCTTTGAGTTCAAAGGATTTCTATGTCGTCATGCACTGATCGTTCTCCAAATCTGCGTTGGCATGCCGGAGATTCCATCCAAGTATTTACTGAATAGATGGATGAAGGAGGCTAAGAGTAAACGAGAGGTAACTGTTGTTACTGAAGAAGCGCAATCGAGGCTGCAAAGATATAATGAAATATGCCAAAGAGCGATGAAATTAGGGGAAGAAGGATCTTTATCTCAAGATAGTTACAATTTTGCCATCCGTGCACTCGAAGATGCTTTTGGGAAGTGTGTTACCATTAATAACTGTGATAAGAACGTAGTGGAGACGACATCAGTTACACCCACAGCCTCTAATGGTCTTATCGGCATGGAAGTTGAGAATCAGAATAATAGAAATATGagcaaaacaaacaaaaagaaaaacccCGCCAAGAAAAAGAAGGTGAGTGTAAGCTCTTAGGTTctttggtaaaaaaataaaagaaattgattCTTTTAGATCTTGATCCATGAGAACTAAGATTGCCTTCTTTCATGTTTCAGGTGAGTTCTGATGCAGAAATGATGACGGTTGGAGCACAAGACAGCTTACAAACAATGGTTTGTCATATTTACCCTCTTGCTCGAGCACATGCATACCAAATCATGTGTAAAATCATTCAGATGTTCTTTTCTGTTCTTGGTTGCAATTTTTTAGACTAAAGAATTGAGTGCTTACTTGAGTTAAATTCGTTCTTTAACTGTTATTTAAATTCACTttactattttaaaaagttttgttTAATTGGTAAGATATGAATGATTTAACTCGTGAATATTGTAAGGTTATTATACAACAATCAACTTTAACCCTTTGTAATAATCAAATTACGTTAATTTCtcgaatttattttttagtaactTCACTTAATGTTTAGTTTTATGAAATGCACCATAAACTGGGATATATTTACAGGATAAAATGAACTCAAGACCAGTCACCCTTGAGGGTTATTTTGGATCACAACAGAGCATGCAAGGAATGGTAAAAAAAATCGTCTCATAGAtcattcattattaacaaaaaaactGTTACGTCCCAAATATTTGATAACGAAATCTTTCGACTCAGGTACAGCTAAACTTGATGGCCCCCACTCGCGAAAACTACTACGGAAATCAACAGACTATGCAAGGGCTGGTATGTTAAAATCGAAGCCTTGTTTCTATCGTGGTTGATTCTGATTCCCATAATAATCTATTTTCTGAATAATCATCATCTCTAGGGGCAACTAAACTCCATAGCACCAAGTCATGAAAGCTATTTCACTACTCAGCCGATACACGGCCTGGTATGTTTTCCCAACCCCTaccttttcaaataactcaaatctTTTTTTACGAAAGGCGACAAATATTCTTCTAGCAGGGTCAGATGGACTTCTTCCGAGGACCGACAGGTTTCCCATATAGCATTCGGGTTAGACCACTAAACTATAACATAACCTTATTATTGTGTTTCCTCTATAATACATACCattattgattgattataattaaatgtGACAGGAGGAACCACCCAGTACCAGACCTACACAAATGCACAATGAATCATCAAGACATGCTTAAGGGACCGAACATTTTGTTATATATGATGATAATTTCCAGTTAAGAACATATTTATTCAACTCTGAAGCTCATGTGGATACTAAAAAAGCATATTCCTGTAATCTGTCttaaattaaggtaaggtaggcaaggaaaaaacatattttgccATTAATTAGCATTTAGCATTGATTGGTTAAGTAAAGGTTTCTGTAATCATATATTTGTGTTTTAGTTATGAAGAAAAAAGAAGTATGTCATGAATTATTGCATATAACTGCCTTTAAACCTGCTTTGATTTTTTGCTATAAACCCTAATGGGATGTCCATTGTGTGTAGGCAACCCGAGAAACTCTATAAAAATTTCTAGGCATAAAATAaagcatatataatttatttgtaacatctcTTAAAATTGTGATAGAGAAATGTCTAGTTATGTGCTAGAGCATGAAATTCAGATCTTTTCTTCAACTTGCACCATAATCCAGTCTTGGTATGAATTGTTGCTCCAGTTACAAGCTCCACTGAATCAGGAGAACCCTTTAGCTCAACATCAAACTTCTGTAACAGCATCGCCAATGCTATAGTCGATTCCATCAGCGCAAATTGATCGCCAACACATTTCCTCGCTCCTCCGCCGAAAGGCAAGAATGCGAAATCCGATATTATctgaatattgaaaataatatgtgATGAGAAATTCAGTAGCACTactattaaacaaaaaaagaaaaggtaAACCTCATTTGGATATAATGCTCCAAGGCTTCGAGATGGGTCAAAACCGGCCCACCCTTCAATTCCTTCGCTCTTCTTTTGTACTAGAAACCTCTCCGGTTCGAATTCATTAGGTTTATCCCAGAAGTATGGAGATCTATGGAGGTTGTAAACCTGATCAATTATGAACTTTAATCAGAACTCACAAGAAAAAAACTATTGGAATTGCTTCCTTTCTTCtataatgtttgaaatttttCAAGAACTCACAGAGATAAAGATATCTGTTCCTTTTGGAATCGGATATCCATCTTTGTCACCTTTGTGTCCTCCTGCATAGCcaagtatatattttttgaaatgttaaaGTGTAGAATATCAAAGTGCAACTTCTGATAAAGTACCTGGTAATCGATCCGACTTGAGAGAACGACGAATCAACAACGGTGGCTGGGGAAACAAACGTAATGTCTCCACAACAATTAGTCTGATGTACCTGTAAGTTAAAAGTTATATATCAAGTAAGCAATTCCAACAGAAATCTCAGTAACTGCAATAAAACTAAGAAATTGAGGTGAATACGAGTAAGAATAACCTACTCTAGTTTCTTCAGTGATTCCATTGTTGGTCTTTCTTGGTTTAACACTGAATCAATTTCCGCTTGAGCTTTCTTCATCTTTGAAGGGTTCTGCACATGAACAATTTAATCGAAAGCTGGCACTAACAATTTAATAGTATTCATCTTTGAACCCTCTTGTTTACACTCCAAATTTTTTGTTAAATGGTTTTCCAAAAAATTACCCTTCATAGGACATATGGGCATAGTAAAAAAGGGTGAAACTGTACCTGTGCAAGGAGGAAAACGGCCCAAGTAAGGACAGCTGCTGTAGTTTCATGGCCAGCAATGAGCATTGTCATCAAGTCATCCCGTAGCTGTTGCATATAATTGTAAACGGAAAATAATTAACATTCTACATGCATATAGTTGATAATTGTTCATGCATACAAATCCATGAATGATTTTGTGAAACAGACCTGACGGTCATCAACATCAGAACCTCTCATGTCAACTAGAAAACGAAGAAGACTTGCATCCTGCAAAATTTTCAGCTAATTTGTGAGAATTCACACAAAATAAGATAAACAAAATTCTTTGTTAGAACTGTGTAAAGTCTAGTCTTTCATAGGCAAAAGCCATTGAACCCTAAACTCATGTGTGAGATATTCAGTTTCAACCTTGAACTCAGTTTTACTTCCAAATGCGAGTTCCCAAAGTGAAATAAACTTCCATTAGTTTCCTTGTAATTAAGGATGGGTTATTACTTAACAGTTTATggtatttgtttaaaaataattgttgattttggtttatttgaaattgaaatttagtTTAGGGTTGATGAAGGTAGTTAAGTTACGAAACATTTCTAAACAAAACAACGTGACTACCTTAAGATTCGCGTAGTCTCTTTGCTGCAATTTCTCCACATCGGCTTCCTGCAATGAAATACCATTTAAACAATGTagaaagaaatacaaaatataattctcTTTATGATACaaagatgatttttttatcATGTAGAAGtcaatttatcaataattatcaCAAACAACTTTGAGTTATTAGGCAAAGTCTAAATAAGTCATCCAAGTTTCAAGTGAATCAAATATCAGTGATTGTTAGCAATTGAAGCCTAACCTCTCTGGTTTCTTTTGCATTTCTGATGAGGGTATCGAGACAGTCATTTATAACTTTAAGATCACTTCGGAACTTCCTCTGTCTTGGGACTATCCATCTTGCCAGAGGAAGTTTCCAGTATGGAATATAGAAGGTTGATCTATGCTCAGCTTCAAATAGAGTTCCATAAACTGCCTGTAACTCAAAATGGCATGTCATAATTGTAAGTAAGGGTAAAAAGAATATGAAAATTGAGAATTGACCAAAAATCAGATCAACCTAATGTTccaacaaacataaaaaagcCAGTCTTTAATTCAAAAGGAACAAATTAACAGTCCATATAACATGGCACAAATGGAATATTGCAATGAAAGGAGAGCTCAAAATGACACAATAGTTTTTGCATGTAGAAGGGAATGCAATGGAAGGATAACCAAAGTTAATTCTAATAGGAAAAGTCATATGTTATGCCTTGGCAGAAAGGAACTGATCCAACAAACCTTAATAACAGGGGATTCCTTTGTAACTGAACCAAATTCATAGTTGAAAACACCCAGACCAATAATATCAAGTGCCAGACTAGAGAATTCTGCTTCAAGATCCAGTTCAATTGATGTATGACTCTTTTCCTCTAGAAGCTTCTCAAATTTAGTTATCGTTTTTTCAGAACAATCAGTAAACACCTTAGCCATAGCTTCCAAGTACAATGCATGAAATCCAGGAGCGATAACTGCACAAATATGGTAATATCTCAATTTCTTACGCCTTTGAGGTATAAGGGCTGATATAGTTTAGGAATAGAAGAACATCTTTTGCATTTCTGAACAATTTTGAAGATTGAGGTCGTGCAAAAAGTTAAAGCTCACCTCGTCTCCTTTGCTTCCAAGTTTCAAGATCAGCAGGTATGAGTCCTTTCCCCATTATTGGTTCCAAAATATCAGCCAGAACTCCCTGGTTACAAATATATGAAGTTTTAgcaaataaatatatgttactCAATTGAATTAGTGTGTGTCAGAAAAGAGAAGAATACTACTGGATTTCACCTTATCATAAGAAAATGCATTTTCGCGAAGAATATGCCTTGCAACAATAGGATCAGACACAACCACAAATGCTTTTGGTCCAAAAGCAAGTTTGTATACAGAGCCGTGCTGCacattaaatgaaataaacCGAGTAAAAGAGCTGTTAATCACCAGACTGTTTGACCATTGAGAACACAAGGAAGAGCATACAAATCTGAAATGGAAATAATAAGAACTCTTCCAATTTTGATGACAACTAagcaataaagaaaaaaattcaaagctCTCGAGCCCATAGATTGTTTAATTTGATTGTAAAACTCAAAATTGACAGTGGAATCAGGGGAAATACCTCCAAGAACCAATCATACAGTGCGAAGAAAAGAGGTCGGCCAAATAGATCAGAAACTGCACCTTCAGCACCAGGCATAGATCCAAGATTTCCTCCACTTAAAAAATTCGTTAAGATGTTGCTTGCATTGTCAAGAATATTCCTTTTAGTTTTCGGTTTATCAGTATCAGTTGATTGACATCTGTAAGAGATAACTATCATCAAATTCAATGAAATATCACTCCAAATGATGATATCAAACACAAATCATACAATTGAATTTCTCTACAGCAGAATAAACTTCCGCCTCAAAATGCAAACTTTCAAATGCAAAAACAGATTCCAACAAAAGATAAACGAAGTTCACCTGATAGACGGTCCACTGAACCTAAAATTGGAAGGACGCATTGAAATAGAATGAGACGGTGAGAATAGGAATCGACTTCCGTTGATAGATAAAGTTGGAGCTCGTAAACAGCTCAAATCGGAAGCGGCCATGGAGGAAGAGCTCTTCAACCACTAGTAATCAACAATTTAGCCTGAACAAATTTCTTGATACAGAGTAATTTGGATTCGTACTGAAGAACTCAGTGcatgtttgtatatatatgtgcGTGTTCTTCATTGTGGCCCCACCTTAGTTtggttttgattaattttaaatattttcattcttcaattaacaaataataaatcaaaatactaaatattcTATATTGttgttcaaaataaattaaaatcaaacaaatgctAAATGAGAGAATAAATAAGATAGTCaaccttcttttttttttcttttattctttatctcttcccttttattttattttatttttttcaaatcactTTTCTATTAATcattatctaaataaattattattcaattaaaatattatttttaataatctttatccaataaacattatattgctggataaattatataaaaaaaattatatatttttttttttgttgataatTAGATTGATGTAGTATGaatagattatataaaaataaatttattttaaaaaatagtattttattatCATCACATTCATATTTCCTTCTAAAAATTGACAATATAAAAAGTGAGTAgtgaattttcttttatttaatataagatatattgaataatataagataaacttttttagttgaaaagtaaataaaaaaaatgatttttttaataaaattttagataaataagaatatattttttctctacctttttttaatataatgattaaaataatgaaaagataatgattaaaactaaaacttaatttaagtaATAAAGTCTTAACTACCTGGTTAtatttcaaatacaaatttcattaataatttccaCATTTATTAAGAAAcaaaagtttttattaatattttgtttaaacacTTGAAATAGTTTTCAAACATTTTGAAATTGTTCTTTTTCATGATAAAATGACAACGGTCAAATGGGCTCAAAAGGAGTTAGGCAACCTTTAGATGCATAATGAATTAGGCTAAGTGGGTGTGTCAGCCACAACCCATTTTGTAGGCACACATATTACCCATTTTGTAGGCACACATATTGTGTTGGCTTAGAtgttctttttatattttgtaattataaatattaaggaTGCAAAAAAACGGGATTAATCCGCGATTAATCCGCGATTAATCGGAAATCGGAAAAAAACGTTTCGTTTTTTCTAAAAATCGGTCAACGGTCTGGTCAACGGTCAACCCGATTAAATTGGGTTTGACCCGATAGTTTAAGGgcttatttcaaaataatcccTTACTTGAAGGGCTTATTTCGATTAATTcgattaatttcaaaataatcccttactaatttagtattattcttaaaaaataatgagcTTAGGCTAAAAACGATTAATTCGATTAATCCcgattaatccaattaatcattaatcCGTGTGTCGATTAATGTCCGATTACCGATTACTGCAAccttgataaatataataagttaataagATACTAAATgaaactatattttaatttggggTAAGCAGAAAAAAGTTTCAACTCGGTGATCTGCTTTATCGAACCCAACCGACtcgattaaaaaaaaagaggttTATCTGAATTGTCTACACTTAAAATAAATCACTAACCGACCACCTAAGTAGTTCAAATTTTGTGCTTAACTGTGAAAGATAAACCCAAATTGTTACTCATctaaataac
This is a stretch of genomic DNA from Impatiens glandulifera chromosome 4, dImpGla2.1, whole genome shotgun sequence. It encodes these proteins:
- the LOC124934060 gene encoding protein FAR-RED ELONGATED HYPOCOTYL 3 isoform X2: MLLSLKSLVYHSPNVVVDGLIMDINLRLPSGVHHKEEEEEEEEELDDDNNNMLDSEEKLNLLDGGVIGDDINGGNPNSLEEEEEMIPLQEDASLEPLAGMEFESHREAYAFYQEYSRSMGFNTAIQNSRRSKTSKEFIDAKYACSRYGTKREYEKSLNRQRNRQGGNKDDGESSTGRRTCSKTDCKACMHVKRRQDGKWIIHRFEKEHNHELLPAQAVSEQTRKIYAAMARQFIEYKNVVGLKNDSKTPYERGRGFSLETGEPKILFEFFAQMQSLNSNFFYAIDITEDQHLRNLFFVDAKSRHDYINFRDVVSFDTTYVKNKYKMPLVLFISVNQHYQPVLLGCALITDESETTLTWVMQAWLKAMGGRAPKVILTDQDKTLKSVVSTVFPTTRHCYSLWNVFGKLFESLCQLTKQNTDFIQKLENCVYMSWTHEEFDRRWQDLVSRFELEENESMEILFEDRLHWAPTYMKDVFLAGLSTSQRSESINSFFDKYIHKKTTVQEFLNQYETILQDRYDEEMKADSETWNRPPAFKSPSPFEKQVSGIYTSAIFRKFQTEVLGAVACVPKIEREDGTTTLYRVNDFDKTQEFIVTWNKLKSEVFCLCRSFEFKGFLCRHALIVLQICVGMPEIPSKYLLNRWMKEAKSKREVTVVTEEAQSRLQRYNEICQRAMKLGEEGSLSQDSYNFAIRALEDAFGKCVTINNCDKNVVETTSVTPTASNGLIGMEVENQNNRNMSKTNKKKNPAKKKKVSSDAEMMTVGAQDSLQTMDKMNSRPVTLEGYFGSQQSMQGMVQLNLMAPTRENYYGNQQTMQGLGQLNSIAPSHESYFTTQPIHGLGQMDFFRGPTGFPYSIREEPPSTRPTQMHNESSRHA
- the LOC124934060 gene encoding protein FAR-RED ELONGATED HYPOCOTYL 3 isoform X3 is translated as MLLSLKSLVYHSPNVVVDGLIMDINLRLPSGVHHKEEEEEEEEELDDDNNNMLDSEEKLNLLDGGVIGDDINGGNPNSLEEEEEMIPLQEDASLEPLAGMEFESHREAYAFYQEYSRSMGFNTAIQNSRRSKTSKEFIDAKYACSRYGTKREYEKSLNRQRNRQGGNKDDGESSTGRRTCSKTDCKACMHVKRRQDGKWIIHRFEKEHNHELLPAQAVSEQTRKIYAAMARQFIEYKNVVGLKNDSKTPYERGRGFSLETGEPKILFEFFAQMQSLNSNFFYAIDITEDQHLRNLFFVDAKSRHDYINFRDVVSFDTTYVKNKYKMPLVLFISVNQHYQPVLLGCALITDESETTLTWVMQAWLKAMGGRAPKVILTDQDKTLKSVVSTVFPTTRHCYSLWNVFGKLFESLCQLTKQNTDFIQKLENCVYMSWTHEEFDRRWQDLVSRFELEENESMEILFEDRLHWAPTYMKDVFLAGLSTSQRSESINSFFDKYIHKKTTVQEFLNQYETILQDRYDEEMKADSETWNRPPAFKSPSPFEKQVSGIYTSAIFRKFQTEVLGAVACVPKIEREDGTTTLYRVNDFDKTQEFIVTWNKLKSEVFCLCRSFEFKGFLCRHALIVLQICVGMPEIPSKYLLNRWMKEAKSKREVTVVTEEAQSRLQRYNEICQRAMKLGEEGSLSQDSYNFAIRALEDAFGKCVTINNCDKNVVETTSVTPTASNGLIGMEVENQNNRNMSKTNKKKNPAKKKKVSSDAEMMTVGAQDSLQTMDKMNSRPVTLEGYFGSQQSMQGMLNLMAPTRENYYGNQQTMQGLGQLNSIAPSHESYFTTQPIHGLQGQMDFFRGPTGFPYSIREEPPSTRPTQMHNESSRHA
- the LOC124934060 gene encoding protein FAR-RED ELONGATED HYPOCOTYL 3 isoform X1, with the translated sequence MLLSLKSLVYHSPNVVVDGLIMDINLRLPSGVHHKEEEEEEEEELDDDNNNMLDSEEKLNLLDGGVIGDDINGGNPNSLEEEEEMIPLQEDASLEPLAGMEFESHREAYAFYQEYSRSMGFNTAIQNSRRSKTSKEFIDAKYACSRYGTKREYEKSLNRQRNRQGGNKDDGESSTGRRTCSKTDCKACMHVKRRQDGKWIIHRFEKEHNHELLPAQAVSEQTRKIYAAMARQFIEYKNVVGLKNDSKTPYERGRGFSLETGEPKILFEFFAQMQSLNSNFFYAIDITEDQHLRNLFFVDAKSRHDYINFRDVVSFDTTYVKNKYKMPLVLFISVNQHYQPVLLGCALITDESETTLTWVMQAWLKAMGGRAPKVILTDQDKTLKSVVSTVFPTTRHCYSLWNVFGKLFESLCQLTKQNTDFIQKLENCVYMSWTHEEFDRRWQDLVSRFELEENESMEILFEDRLHWAPTYMKDVFLAGLSTSQRSESINSFFDKYIHKKTTVQEFLNQYETILQDRYDEEMKADSETWNRPPAFKSPSPFEKQVSGIYTSAIFRKFQTEVLGAVACVPKIEREDGTTTLYRVNDFDKTQEFIVTWNKLKSEVFCLCRSFEFKGFLCRHALIVLQICVGMPEIPSKYLLNRWMKEAKSKREVTVVTEEAQSRLQRYNEICQRAMKLGEEGSLSQDSYNFAIRALEDAFGKCVTINNCDKNVVETTSVTPTASNGLIGMEVENQNNRNMSKTNKKKNPAKKKKVSSDAEMMTVGAQDSLQTMDKMNSRPVTLEGYFGSQQSMQGMVQLNLMAPTRENYYGNQQTMQGLGQLNSIAPSHESYFTTQPIHGLQGQMDFFRGPTGFPYSIREEPPSTRPTQMHNESSRHA
- the LOC124934060 gene encoding protein FAR-RED ELONGATED HYPOCOTYL 3 isoform X4, encoding MDINLRLPSGVHHKEEEEEEEEELDDDNNNMLDSEEKLNLLDGGVIGDDINGGNPNSLEEEEEMIPLQEDASLEPLAGMEFESHREAYAFYQEYSRSMGFNTAIQNSRRSKTSKEFIDAKYACSRYGTKREYEKSLNRQRNRQGGNKDDGESSTGRRTCSKTDCKACMHVKRRQDGKWIIHRFEKEHNHELLPAQAVSEQTRKIYAAMARQFIEYKNVVGLKNDSKTPYERGRGFSLETGEPKILFEFFAQMQSLNSNFFYAIDITEDQHLRNLFFVDAKSRHDYINFRDVVSFDTTYVKNKYKMPLVLFISVNQHYQPVLLGCALITDESETTLTWVMQAWLKAMGGRAPKVILTDQDKTLKSVVSTVFPTTRHCYSLWNVFGKLFESLCQLTKQNTDFIQKLENCVYMSWTHEEFDRRWQDLVSRFELEENESMEILFEDRLHWAPTYMKDVFLAGLSTSQRSESINSFFDKYIHKKTTVQEFLNQYETILQDRYDEEMKADSETWNRPPAFKSPSPFEKQVSGIYTSAIFRKFQTEVLGAVACVPKIEREDGTTTLYRVNDFDKTQEFIVTWNKLKSEVFCLCRSFEFKGFLCRHALIVLQICVGMPEIPSKYLLNRWMKEAKSKREVTVVTEEAQSRLQRYNEICQRAMKLGEEGSLSQDSYNFAIRALEDAFGKCVTINNCDKNVVETTSVTPTASNGLIGMEVENQNNRNMSKTNKKKNPAKKKKVSSDAEMMTVGAQDSLQTMDKMNSRPVTLEGYFGSQQSMQGMVQLNLMAPTRENYYGNQQTMQGLGQLNSIAPSHESYFTTQPIHGLQGQMDFFRGPTGFPYSIREEPPSTRPTQMHNESSRHA